ccaacaaagttttattcaaggtataaacttctgtgtgcatgcacacttcctcagatacatagaaatggaagttaccagtccaaaCATATAGGTAAAgcttgaacagcaaattagcatacaacatattGAAAACGTTTTATGCTTGGTTTCTTAGTATTGTTGAAATAACAGAAGCAATTTTATCACATGATTCATATAGGCAGTGTTCTCCTTTGTATTATGGGTATGTCCCTACAACTTCCTTTATAGTTGCTAATCATTTTGGTTACTATTTAAAAAATCTCAAACATAGACATTTGATTATCTTTTTTTTGCAAGATGCAATTCACTCCCAACAGCTGAAAACACAGGAAGGCTTAAAGGAaatccctggactgaaagaaaTGGTTCTGGTGTCATCTTCAGCAACAGAAACCATCTCACATGTGCTATTACATGACCCTTGGCTTATTGAAGTTAGGCACGATATAGTGGAATCTCTTGGCAACTCTGACATTCGGTGCTCTAATAATTACATTATTCTGCAACGGCTGTTTTCAAATGATGCGGGCTGGCTGGAAGCTGTTATTCGATTTCTTACATACATTTTTAAATGATCTTAGTATTtattggttgtttttttaaaaaaaaaacttgcactGTTTTCATTTTATCCATAATCCCACCACCCTATGGTTGAAAGGATtgagaaatgaaataaaaatgagcATAAATAAAGATTAGTATAAAGATTAGTATTGATAAATGAAATAAAGATTAGTAATATTTAGGGCAGTGGGGTCAAACGTGCAGaccaagggctgaatcaggcccccagagagctcctgtcaggcccataagcaagtctgtttccttctccctttttcttgcttccttcagttatcagaggctgttaaataaaacattgcaagagtgctactctttgaagcatgttttatttaaagttttgcTGTATATGTGATCGGTTATACGTATAAcgtatggtgttcttgcctggctcactggagcctgtaggattgagcttggggactcaggaccaataggcagcaggattcaaatccctgctgcccttctccaatcacgggccccctgctggtttgaatggcccaatagcaggctagcgtgggaaccttgagtgtatatatagttggccctgttggctcaGTTTTCAGTCTTAGAGCACAGCCTATACAATGCTGTGATAATAATAAGACCTATGAttactaccacctcacctcatcattGCGTTGAACCCAAAATATTAtaagctttgttttgtttttttgttttttaaaaaaagctttgtctttgtctgtgtccattataaagtttatgtctctgctacttggcgttacattttacgacacacatggcccagcctgacaaggtctcatttctgtcagatccgaccttcgtaacaaatgaattcacCTGGTTTAgggtttgttttttccccctgtttctttctttttttcacttTGTCACTTTGCTCCTCAGGaatttcccccttctcttccACAGCCTTCCCAGTGCCTCCTTCACCTGATCGTTCCTCAGACAATAAATCATGGGGTTGAGAAAGGGTGTGACTGCCGTGTAGAAGACCGTGACCACTTTAGTGACCGCTGAGGAATTCTCTCCAACTGGAGCTAAGTACATCCCAGCCACAGAGCCATAGAAAAGGGTCACCACCAGCAGATGGAAAGAGATAGTGGAGAAGGACTTCTTAAAACTGCCTTGGAAGGAGTTTTTCATCAGGGTTAGAATCACAACACCATAAGACAGCGAAACAAATAAGACATTGCAAGAAACCATCGTATGCATAAACACTTTGCAGACACTGGGAACAATTCCTAGTGGAGGGCAGGCAAGAGACAAAATGGGCACAGGGTCACACAGGAAGTGGTTGATGATTTGGGGGCCACAGAAGGACAACCTGGAGATCAAAATCACAGGGATAAGATACCACAGGAAGCCAAGGATCCAACAAGCAGCCACCAGAATGTAGCAAGAATCTGGGGACATAATTTGTGGATAGCGCAGAGGATGGCAGATAGCCACGTACCTATCCAAGGCCATGGCTGACAGGAAGAAGCATTCAGTGGTGCCAAGTGAGAAGAAGAGGTAGAACTGAAGGAAGCAGACGTGAAAGGAGATGATTCCTTGAGGAGATGTCAAATCAAACAGCATTCGGGGTACTGTGGCACTCACGTAACAGATCTCCAGCCAGGAgaagttgctcagcaggatgtaCATGGGAAGCCGGGACAAGTGGGCGTCTAGAACCACCAGTGTGATGATGGTGATATTCTCAGCTAAAGTGAGCATGTACAGAATGGAAAAAAAGATGAGGAGCAGGAACTGCGCCTGTCGCGCAACTCCAAACCCCAGCAAAATGAACTCCTTCACTGTGGTCCCATTGATCAAGAGGCCCAACTCCATCTGGAATCAGAAAAGAACAATGTCTTTTTCCAGGACatgttttttgttgaaaaagcacagtgggaactcattagcatattaggacacacacaccacgatgtcaccattgtttcacacagaaactaatttgcatattatgcaaCACCTCCAGACACCATGCCAGCAGAGATGGTGtccctatgcgttcctgctcaaaaaagccctgtctttttGAAATACGAAAAGCAGTCACTACTACCTGTTGATCTTTTCCACTTAGAAGTAAAAAAGCTAGCAGGACTGCCCTCTAGGAATGGCAGGATCCTTTCCTTGGTTCTTCAGAAGCAACCTCTCCCTCATCAGTTCTACATTATTGTATAAGCACAACCCAACAGATGCTCTTGAGATGCACTGAGAAGCATTGCTGTCAGGCAACTTCATTCAAAATATTTGTAGAAGACTCCCTTTAtgccctagagagccagttttgtgtaatagttaagtgtgtggactcttatctgggacaaccgggtttgattccccagttccccacttgcatctgctggaatggccttgggtcagccatagctatcacagaggttgtcctctaaagggcagctgctgtgagagccctctcagccccacccacctcacagggtgtctgttgtggggggagaagatataggagattgtaagccgctttgaatcCCTGATGgggtatagggtggggtataaatctgcagtcctcttcttcttctaaaagctgCAGGGTGGCAACTGCGATAAGTGGCAATGGCATGGAAAAGAGTTACACAAAGCCGTTAGGACGTGCCCCAGCCCTAGTGTAAGCTGCAGGGAGGATCCCATTACAGCCCCCCTCACTCACTGAATGTAATCTTTGGATACAATATGTTGACATTGACTTCAATTACACTTACCTTATTTGCTTAGTTTCTGGACGCCGTCATTTTTACTGGAGGGTAGCGATTTTATATTGTGATcgtttaaaatatattaaatgtatactttattgtttttaatggttatgttgtaacccaccctgagcctgttcatggGAAGGGGCAGGCTAGAAATCAGATCAGATTAATCAAATCAGAGCATATTGGAGGTAAATGCAACCTTATAAGCAGACAGCACAGCtgcttccagtgttccctctgagttagtgcaagctagctcagttttttagcctccggctcacacgtttttgtctgagctcatggaaaatggccccagagcaaactaatgtatgcagtcactcacaactttattgccactagttcacaaagtagaatttttgctcacaggatccCACAgctttagagggagcactggtacTAATCCTGTTTCAGTTCCCCCAAGACAGCAACAGCCATTTAGAACTTTTGCTATCGCAGACAACTCAGCAGTTCTCTGCTTCAAAaatctgccagtctgaggagtgACGGCTTCCCAAAGGAGGAAAGGCCCTAATGGGAACATCTCCCATCCTAGCTTCCACTAATAAAGCATCTATTGACCATTCTGAACAATCAACCAATGGTCAGCCTCACAGAGAATGCTTGATATTATGCTTCTCCAGGGCTcattttctagcaggagttcttttgtatattaggccacaaatccctgatgcagccaatcctccaatgagcttccagggctcttagcacagggctcTTCCAAacagaatgccagtttggtgtagtggttaagtgcgtggactcttatctaggagaacgaggtttgattccccactcctccacctgcacctgctgagatggtcttgagtcagccatagctctggcagagttgtccttgaaaaggcagctgctgtgggagccctctcagcccaacccacctcacagggtatttgttttggggggagaagatatgggagattgtaagccactccgagtctctgattcagagaggagggcagggtataaatctgcaattcttcttctcttcttcttcttccagggctcTTCAAAGGCTGGCTGGATCCCACTCCATGTCAACtctgctttttctgcaaaaacagATGTCATTAGCCAGCAGCTTTGAATGAGAAGACTAGGAACAATCTCTGTTCTGTGCTCTCTAGAGATCATTGGCAAGCAGGGACTACTGAACGCCCGAAATGTGGTGCATTGCACAAATAAGAAAATAAATCAGATAAACTTATGGAAACCTGGGCCTTTTGCTTATGCTTTAAAATATCAGTTAGATCTGCAAGCAAACATGTGAAGGCTTCATGCCACAGGAAGCTGCAGCTGTCCATTTCAGcccattaagcttctattaaaagGGCAGGATTTCTTTTCCTGTCCAGCTGACAACTTTATTCCAGAGTCCTATTAAAATATGCTGCAACCCATAAAAAGGCGGTTAGGAATCCTTGCATGGCATACCAGAGATCTTTGAGGATACTGTAGAGGTGTGCTCACCACACCCATGTAGCGACTTTGCAAGGGTTGCACAAAGAATCCCTTTGCCTTGCCAgccactagaaataaaccactgcgtttttatgttgcaaataaatgcttaaacaatttctttcataatgatgcaattacggtacattattatcatcacaaaccaaaattcattaaatgccaaagaaaaaatcaaaaagttacttcacaccactcttgtaaggtagcactGTACATTCCACTGTCTCAGttttcctttgcttgaaagacacaGAGAGCCATtcatgcaagctgcaaagtagCATTGTATTGTAaagtgtgagcaattgcctttagcacgggttctGAAGCTGAAAGAAAGCGtccagtggaaggtgaacaaaacacagaactgaacctaggacctgtgtagccactGCACCCGTCAGATTTCAATCTGCTACCCACAGAAGGCatcatatacaagcgtggtgctgtctgcgtctttcaagcaaaagagaactgagacagtggattgcaaagtgctaccttacaagagtggtgtgaagtaactttttgatttttctatgaacatttaatgaattttggtttgtgatggtaataatataattgcatcgttGTGAAAGAAATtgtttaagcatttatttgcaacttaaaaacacagtggtttatttctattgttggctaatcagtacactgcagtttccggtttgcccagCCTCATATTAAGATCAGGCCTGTCCATAATTTTAGAAGTCCAAATCTTCTTCCTCTGAAGAAGCCCAAATGTGTTCATATCCACCCTCCCAGCCCCCTTTGGTCTGGCCACAGTTCCCATTTCTATACCTTGGCAACAGTCTAAACAGAAGATCCCTCCAGCAGCTCCAAGTCAGCGTCTGGGGAAGAAGTATGTTCTTCTTTGTTCCTCTTTATTAATGGAGTGAAGGATGGGAAGCACCATATTTTTGCCTTGGCAGAAGAAagtgtcagtgtgtgtgtgtgcaaggcaaggcaaggcaaggcaagagtACTGCTGCATAAGTAGGGCTGCAGTTTTAATCAGTCACCTGCATCAACTGGGGGATCATATATCCCTGGAGGGCAAAGACACTATCCAACAAAAACAGCATCTCTTGGGACAACAGCTCCTCTCCCTCTTCATTATGGTGTGTGATATTTCTGAAAGACTTTCAAAGACAGAGTAGTGCTCCGCCACATAATGAATACCTttgagaaaaagaagatgatgatgatattggatttataccttgctctccactctgaatctcagagtggctcacaatctcctttacctcctccccccccccgcacacaccacaacagacaccctgtgaggtgggtggggctgagaggactctcacagcagctatcctttcaaggacaactctgcaagggctatggctgacccaaggccatttcagcagctgcaagtggaggagtggttaatcaaacccggttgtccaagataagagcccacacacttaagcactacaccaaactggataagaacataagagaagccatgttggatcaagccaatggcccatccagtccaacactctgtatcacacagtggtatatatttatacacacacacatatagacagtggctaatagccactgatggacctctgctccatatttttatccaatccccaagCAGCAAAGCAAATCTATATCTTTTTATACTTATTTGCTTGAAAATATGGATAACCTGCACTTCAGGTGGCTTGCCTTGGTAGCACTGAAACACCCTTCAGAACAGAATGTCAAAACACAACAACTCCGCAAACAAGCACCAGCAATGGATGTCATAAAGTCAAAACGGAACAATCCAAAAACTGCATGAACATGAATAAAACTAAGagccaaaaaaatcaagtggcAATAAAATCATGTGATAAAATAGCAAGAATTTGAAAAAAAAGGGATAGAAGCCAGGGGAAAGGGGGGAGtgagaggaggagatggaggtgaCACCAGTCACAATTCAACGAAATGCTAAGGAAAAGAACCTAGCACCTAACTTCACAAAATGGGCACCCGGCGAACTTTTATAAGGAGATAATTGCAaagcagactacagagatcagttgttcccctggagaaacataTGAACATGGACTTCTGggctttggtcatggaggattgagctgcttctcagccaaagagcagaccagagcctctattctgggcagagaagatgatcctaacacctgctgcctacttcttccagataaggagaaggccaagacatgcatattaagttctgaggggatttactttggctgatgacgAGTTCcaatggggttcctttttggctttgaagagttcctggagaaggattgcattcaactgtctacagaggatttctgaggtcattaaattgacttaaattcaccaagattcaaggcttctttggaactgatcaACATTAATCTTTGAAAAGAGCAGTGTGCATAAGGATAGCGGCaaaaaaggtaaaagatctatatctaacactccgggactaatataagaccaatttaaaataaaaacaaaggtctagATCCAGTTATATTATCTTaaactaaggaagataaaggagggggtaattttgggactaaTAAAATTGGAGGAATAAGGATAAAAGTGgaaaaacaaactttgttttgaatacctgcggtcgggtcagacaaccccctccgaaatagaactgctgacttggtgaagaTATCACAGGAAATGGCATCACAGAAACAACATGAGACTTCTTAACCATTGAAAACGAGACTTCTTGGCAAGAGAGGAAGGAAatagccattaagagaagggaaaactgcaagcctcccagccctctctaggactttaaatcatagagaagcactggcggccattaaaagaaggtcaaaattttaaaaattaatcaaaagaaaatgggactttaaaaaatagtggagccggcagatatcatcattaaaaagtgaaatctattggattatatgttttgaatcaattttggtgcagttcaggagaaaaaaggaaaaacttttttaaagggacagaaaagTCTCGAgcgccattttgaagaaataaaaacttttaaaaattaatatttggaCTTAGGAGCCTCTGGGAATGGTGATTTTAGGCTCATATAAAAGGGCATGCTCCAGTCTACAAGACTGTGTAATTGAAAATTGAATTTGTGAGGTCAACATTGGCGCCTATTTAAACAATGGGCGGGCAGTGATGTCTATGCAAaaaccaggagcaaagcagattcgaacgagggctgggtcacttgaagaagcaaaaatggctaaatggcaggaggcaattgatgctatggaagcaagactggtaaaaataataaaggagtCATTAATACAATgcaagaaggaaataaaaaaaacagaATCGAATGCAGAAGAAgtcaaaaaagaaattaaaaaagaaattgaagatctcagaaaggattctcaagcagtgttaaagaaagttcaggaggtggaagaaaaggtgaaaggccaagatttaagaatagacacagtggattccactattcaaaaaatgcaggagaaagcagtactacaagattgtaaagtaatggaaaatcagatacgattgagaggggtgcctgaatctgttgagactgatttaaggacatatattataaaaatcattgctgaatttttggatgaAAACCCAGATGAAACCAACTatttttatgactacatttaTAGGGCAAATTTGGATtatgccagaaaaaaacaaattaccaagagatgtcgtagtaagatttgtgacaaaagatatggtggggaaaattttgagcaaacaatttgaaaaaacattggaggtggatggcagcagtgtaagaatcatgaaagaattgccaaggaaagtcatcaacgACAGGAGATTGCACAAAAAATTgccagaaaagctgagagaaaatgaaatgagatacagatggatacttccagagggtttaagttttgaatacaaaggaaagagattcacaATTACAAACACCCAGGAAATGACAAAGTTCTTGGGGGATTGTAAAGAATTTGGAGAAACAGATTAAGAATaaaaaatcattatggattacaaattaatatcttgaaatgtaaatggactaaattcaccacaaaaaagaagggcaacctttcattggactgggaaacaaaaatgtaatataatttgtctacaagaagtacatattaagcaaatggattacaattttttatggaataaacaacttggtatggaattttgttcattggccaaggagaaaaaaggggcatggttttttatattaaacaagatttagacccaaaattgattttttttaaagacgataatggcagatatattgcggtggaagtgacgTTGAATTATAAAAGAACTTAGTTCTTGGGAGTGtgtgccccaaatggagcaaaagacttcttttttaaagacattatacaacaattagaccaagtggtgtatgagcaaattatgataatgggagactttaatggaacagttaaaaatattttggacaggtctggaaaaaaaaataatgaagggaagctaccaaagtcattttttgatttggtaaaacaagagagtttggaagacatttggagggaatttaaccccaaagaatgtgattatactttcttttcagcaaggcataattctttttcgagaattgatatgttatggattacaaaggatcttggactattaacaaagaaaatagagatactttctaaaataggggcagactacaatccaataatgtggtctgcaaaaccagTGAAAAAGACTAtaatggcggataaatgaagatttgctacagaagcaggaggtagtggcgtctctggaaaaggagactaaattcttctttcaaataaatgaaaaagaagacactcaatttcaaattgtgtggggTGCCTATAAAgtggtaatgaggggcattttaattacattgaatagtAAAAAGAAAAGAGCGAAAAATAAGCAACTGCTGGAcgttcagaaagaaattggaataaaggagaaggagcttaaaaaatgacctgggaaaaagaaaaatataagggagattacaatattacaaagccaattgagacatttgttgaataaagaagtggaatggaacttagaAAGACTTCaaaagaaatcttttgaaggagcgaattaacctggaaaatacttggcatggcaaatgaagaaaaaaagggagaataaagttattaataaaattgtatcgggaggaaaggacattgttgatcaggaaggaactaaaagagaattttataaatactatgccaagctatttaaaagtcaaaaggtggatagaaaaaaaattgatgcatatctacagaaaattaaggtaaatcccttaacagaaaatatggagaaggtactgAATGAACCAATCgaaaaaggagaaatagaggtggcgattaattcaatgaagataggaaaagcacctggtccagatggctttacggtaaaattttataaagtcctcgcggAGGCGTCATTACCAAAACTttagaaattgatgaatataagaatagatgggaaaattcctaatatatggaaagaagcagtaattttgttgataccaaaagaagacagagatgctacaaatgtaaaaaactatagaccaatttcattacttaacaataattataaaatatatgccagaattttagcagaacgcctgaaacagcatttgaacaattttattaaagagcaaacaggatttcttcccagcaggcaaattagagataatatcagaacagttatagatattattgaatattatgagaaagatcctgaaaaagaagaagcattattttttgctgacgcagagaaagcatttgacaatgtgcattgggacttcatgtttgccgTGAtagagaaactgagattgggagaagattttataagaatggtgaaggcgatatatactgaacaacaagcaaggctctgtgtaaatgcagatttgacagaaaaaatgataattagtaaaggaataagtcaaggttgccctctatctccattgatatttataatgactttagaggttttgctaatgcaaattcaagaagataaagagatagagggactgaaattgaaaggtttttcttataaatacagagcgtttgcagatgatgtaatgtttataaatgaaaatcccactcatgtaaaaCCACTGTTGCTTCGTAATATACAATATGGAGAATTgacaggcttttatataaacaaagaaaaatcaaaaatgttgtgcaaaaaaaatgttaaaaagtaaacaggaagaactacagaggctaacagagtgtgaagttacttccaaagtaaaatatttaggtgtggaaataacaacaaaaaatctgaacttgtacaaaaataattatgaaaagctttggcgtaagatcgatggagatttgataaaatggaataagttgaatttgtctatgctgggcagaatttctgcaatcaagatgaatgtcttaccgggaattatgttcctgtttcataAGAacgtaggaacataagagaagccatgttagatcaggccaatgtcccatccagtccaacactctgtgtcacacagtggccaaaaatttatatatatatatatatatatatatatatatatatatatatatatatatatatatatatatatatatatatatatatatatatatatatatatatatacttgtggccgccgccacctcctgtggcagtgaattccacatgttaatcaccctttgggtaaagaagtacttccttttatccgttttaaactgtctgctcagcaatttcatcgaatgcccacgagttcttgtattgtgagaaagggagaaaagtacttctttctctactttctccatcccatgcattatcttgtaaa
The sequence above is a segment of the Heteronotia binoei isolate CCM8104 ecotype False Entrance Well chromosome 15, APGP_CSIRO_Hbin_v1, whole genome shotgun sequence genome. Coding sequences within it:
- the LOC132583242 gene encoding olfactory receptor 11G2-like, coding for MELGLLINGTTVKEFILLGFGVARQAQFLLLIFFSILYMLTLAENITIITLVVLDAHLSRLPMYILLSNFSWLEICYVSATVPRMLFDLTSPQGIISFHVCFLQFYLFFSLGTTECFFLSAMALDRYVAICHPLRYPQIMSPDSCYILVAACWILGFLWYLIPVILISRLSFCGPQIINHFLCDPVPILSLACPPLGIVPSVCKVFMHTMVSCNVLFVSLSYGVVILTLMKNSFQGSFKKSFSTISFHLLVVTLFYGSVAGMYLAPVGENSSAVTKVVTVFYTAVTPFLNPMIYCLRNDQVKEALGRLWKRRGKFLRSKVTK